The following proteins are encoded in a genomic region of Xenopus laevis strain J_2021 chromosome 3L, Xenopus_laevis_v10.1, whole genome shotgun sequence:
- the LOC108710666 gene encoding olfactory receptor 1020, with amino-acid sequence MEVLNETNVGEFIFTGLVDNYLHGLFLYILFLLVYLITVVGNSGMMALVWNTSHLHTPMYYFLASLSMVDLCYSSVITPKMLVDLISQKKMISFCGCALQLFFFAALAVTEALLLSCMAYDRYVAICYPLHYTLIMTKKKCLGLILTSTSVGFMQSSVQTSCTFSLRFCGLNRIDHFYCDMPPLRKISCSETLYCDLVTILFTCTCGMGSMMTILVSYTLIVSAILRMKSASGRRKAFSTCSSHLTCVCIFYCTIFFIYLRPPSSSFDKQDKVVSVFYTVVIPMLNPLIYSLRNKEVERAFTKLFFSALNNAIFLKKT; translated from the coding sequence ATGGAAGTTCTTAATGAAACCAATGTTGGAGAATTTATTTTCACTGGACTGGTGGATAATTATCTACACGGGTTATTCCTCTACATAttgtttttacttgtttatttGATAACAGTTGTGGGGAACAGCGGCATGATGGCTCTGGTCTGGAACACTTCTCACCTTCATACTCCCATGTACTACTTCCTTGCTTCTCTCTCCATGGTGGACCTCTGCTACTCCTCTGTCATTACCCCTAAAATGCTGGTTGACCTTAtttcccagaaaaaaatgatttcattctgTGGTTGCGCTCTTCAGTTGTTCTTCTTTGCTGCCTTGGCTGTGACTGAAGCTCTTCTTCTCTCATGCATGGCATATGATAGATATGTTGCCATATGCTACCCTCTCCACTATACTTTAATCATGACAAAGAAGAAGTGTCTTGGACTTATTCTCACTTCCACTTCTGTTGGGTTCATGCAATCATCAGTGCAGACCAGTTGTACATTCAGCCTTAGGTTCTGTGGATTGAACCGAATAGACCATTTTTATTGTGACATGCCTCCCTTGCGGAAGATCTCATGTTCTGAAACTCTTTATTGTGACTTGGTGACCATTTTGTTTACGTGCACGTGTGGCATGGGGTCAATGATGACCATTCTTGTTTCTTACACGTTAATTGTTTCTGCCATCCTACGGATGAAGTCTGCTTCAGGAAGAAGAAAGGCATTTAGCACTTGTTCCTCTCACCTTACGTGTGTTTGTATCTTCTACTGTACCATTTTCTTCATCTACCTGCGCCCACCTTCCAGTAGTTTTGATAAACAAGACAAAGTGGTGTCTGTCTTCTACACAGTGGTCATTCCAATGCTTAATCCTTTGATATACAGTCTAAGGAACAAAGAAGTGGAAAGGGCattcacaaaattattttttagtgctCTCAATAATGCcatctttctaaaaaaaacatga